Proteins from a single region of Chryseomicrobium sp. FSL W7-1435:
- a CDS encoding CNNM domain-containing protein, whose amino-acid sequence MEFVYLGICLVLSFFFSGSETALTAVNRMKVQLRAEQGDRASQKLLMLLSKPDRMITTILIGNNIVNITMPTILTIIALTYGWDIAIATAVLTVMIIIFGEVLPKTIAVTFSDRIAYLVSPIIGALVQVLRPITFILGQLTNIFIRILSKGAVKEATMTKEELRSMVDIASTEGTFREEESERLKGVLDFPHKDVEDVLETHRTEIVGIPTTASFEEVRSIILDNRYTRFPVYEDSMDEIIGMFYTKRFIEWTMNPERALEEFVDLEPLFVVKSLSVEKVYKQMLAKKKHMAIVLDEYGGTLGIVTHEDIIEEMIGQEIEDETDEDEQPLVYEHTADRLICAARFEIEDFNNLMEMSIETENETIGGFIMELLGHVPDEGEKVVFENLHFEVNEMDRNRIVKLTVTKLTDQTESTEEDLVRA is encoded by the coding sequence ATGGAATTTGTCTATTTAGGCATCTGTTTAGTCCTGTCGTTTTTCTTTTCCGGCAGTGAAACTGCGTTAACCGCAGTCAATAGGATGAAGGTCCAGCTGAGAGCGGAGCAAGGGGACCGCGCGTCTCAAAAATTATTAATGCTTCTATCAAAGCCGGACCGGATGATCACAACAATCTTGATCGGGAACAACATCGTAAATATTACGATGCCGACAATCTTAACGATCATCGCGTTAACTTATGGTTGGGACATTGCTATCGCAACAGCTGTTCTAACTGTAATGATTATTATCTTTGGTGAAGTATTGCCAAAAACGATTGCTGTTACTTTCTCAGACCGAATCGCTTATCTTGTATCACCTATCATAGGAGCGCTCGTTCAAGTGTTGCGTCCCATCACTTTCATATTAGGCCAGTTAACGAATATCTTTATTCGTATCTTGTCAAAAGGTGCTGTGAAGGAAGCAACGATGACTAAAGAAGAACTTCGCTCAATGGTTGATATTGCCTCGACAGAAGGTACATTCAGAGAAGAAGAATCTGAGCGGTTAAAAGGGGTGCTCGACTTCCCTCACAAGGACGTGGAAGATGTTTTAGAGACGCACCGGACAGAAATCGTGGGTATACCAACAACGGCTTCTTTTGAAGAAGTTCGTTCCATCATATTAGATAATCGTTACACGCGTTTTCCTGTCTATGAAGATAGCATGGATGAAATCATTGGGATGTTCTACACGAAGCGTTTCATTGAATGGACGATGAACCCAGAGCGCGCTCTTGAAGAGTTCGTTGACTTAGAGCCCTTGTTCGTCGTGAAGTCATTAAGTGTAGAAAAAGTATACAAACAAATGCTTGCTAAGAAAAAGCATATGGCTATCGTGTTGGATGAGTACGGCGGAACGCTTGGTATTGTCACACACGAAGATATTATCGAAGAAATGATTGGCCAAGAAATCGAGGATGAGACAGATGAAGATGAACAACCGCTTGTGTATGAACATACAGCAGACCGTCTTATCTGTGCCGCACGATTTGAGATCGAAGACTTTAACAACTTAATGGAAATGTCTATTGAAACTGAAAATGAAACAATTGGTGGCTTCATCATGGAATTGCTTGGGCATGTACCAGATGAAGGGGAAAAGGTTGTTTTTGAGAACTTGCATTTTGAAGTGAACGAGATGGACCGAAACCGAATTGTGAAATTGACGGTAACAAAATTAACAGATCAAACCGAATCTACTGAAGAAGACCTGGTTCGCGCCTAG
- a CDS encoding RNA polymerase sigma factor, protein MTKIETVYEQHNRSIYYLCLKLTKNQAEAEDLMQDVWMKVVRYESYLENVDHVKAWLTTITMNTFRDKYRKDVRRSKHVVIQPDQLDVSILDLIAADTLPIEDQLAKADVSELIQKKLGELDTIYSKTVFYFYVKQLSLVEIAEMMKVSIGTVKSRLFRAKQRLRELILNDAESAEMLLA, encoded by the coding sequence ATGACCAAGATTGAAACCGTATATGAACAACACAATCGCTCAATTTATTATCTGTGCTTAAAGCTTACAAAAAACCAAGCAGAAGCTGAAGACCTCATGCAAGATGTTTGGATGAAAGTTGTACGCTATGAATCGTATTTAGAAAATGTGGATCATGTAAAAGCGTGGTTGACGACTATTACAATGAACACGTTCCGTGATAAATACCGTAAAGACGTTCGCCGCAGCAAACATGTAGTGATTCAACCCGATCAGTTAGACGTATCCATCTTGGATTTGATTGCAGCCGATACATTACCTATTGAAGATCAATTAGCGAAAGCAGATGTAAGTGAATTGATCCAAAAGAAACTTGGTGAGCTGGATACAATCTATAGCAAAACAGTCTTTTACTTTTACGTGAAGCAGTTGTCGCTTGTTGAAATTGCCGAGATGATGAAAGTATCTATTGGTACGGTTAAATCTCGTCTGTTCCGAGCGAAGCAGCGTTTACGTGAGCTTATCTTAAATGACGCAGAATCTGCGGAAATGTTGCTTGCTTAA
- a CDS encoding ABC-F family ATP-binding cassette domain-containing protein gives MGLLTVDNLGHSFGDRTLFKDVSFRLVEGEHVGLVGANGVGKSTMMSIITGELVHDAGRVEWLPGTHYGYLDQHTRLQPGRSMMDTLRDAYLPLYEKEAKMNDIGMQMAEASPEELETLLDEMSEIQDALDAGDFYTLDMKIEEVARGLGLDAIGLDKRVDALSGGQRTKVLLAKLLLEKPKVLLLDEPTNYLDEEHVSWLANYLKNYPHAFMLISHDTEFMNTVTDVIFHLEFSKLTRYTATYEKFIELAELHKRQHIDAYEKQQDYIKKTEQFIAKNKARYSTTGRAKSRQKQLDRIERIDRPETAQEAQFSFKESRGSSRFVIEADHLVIGYDKPLLPPLTFTIERGEKIALVGMNGVGKSTLLKTMLGKVPSLDGKLSRGDFLIPAYFEQEVKAGNMTPIDDVWGTFPSMDQNQVRAALARTGLKNDHISRPLSSLSGGEQAKVRLCKLMLDESNWMLFDEPTNHLDVQAKAELKRAMQEYKGTIVLVSHEPDFYEGLVTKVWNVEEWFSTGEEFVEERSE, from the coding sequence ATGGGCTTATTAACAGTAGATAATTTAGGACACTCCTTTGGAGATCGCACACTTTTCAAAGACGTATCGTTCCGTTTAGTCGAAGGCGAACACGTCGGGCTAGTCGGTGCTAACGGCGTCGGAAAATCCACCATGATGTCAATCATCACAGGTGAACTTGTACACGATGCAGGACGCGTAGAATGGCTTCCTGGCACTCATTATGGCTATTTAGATCAACACACTCGCTTACAGCCAGGACGCTCCATGATGGATACACTTCGCGATGCGTATCTGCCGCTTTATGAAAAGGAAGCTAAGATGAATGACATCGGCATGCAGATGGCTGAGGCTTCTCCTGAGGAACTTGAAACCCTTTTGGATGAGATGTCAGAAATCCAAGATGCTTTAGATGCTGGTGATTTTTATACACTTGATATGAAAATCGAAGAAGTGGCACGGGGACTTGGACTGGACGCAATCGGTCTGGACAAACGCGTAGATGCTCTATCTGGAGGACAACGCACTAAGGTACTTCTTGCTAAGCTATTGCTTGAAAAACCAAAAGTATTGCTTCTCGATGAGCCAACCAACTACTTGGACGAAGAGCACGTCTCTTGGCTAGCCAACTATTTAAAAAATTACCCACATGCTTTCATGCTAATTTCGCATGATACTGAATTTATGAATACCGTGACGGACGTTATCTTCCACTTGGAATTCTCTAAGCTCACACGCTATACAGCAACGTACGAGAAATTTATCGAACTTGCCGAGTTACACAAACGTCAGCATATCGACGCTTATGAAAAACAGCAAGATTACATTAAAAAAACCGAACAATTCATCGCTAAAAACAAGGCTCGTTACTCAACAACCGGCCGTGCAAAATCACGCCAAAAACAACTGGACCGTATCGAACGCATCGACCGTCCAGAAACAGCGCAAGAAGCGCAGTTTAGCTTTAAAGAATCACGAGGATCAAGTCGATTTGTTATTGAGGCCGATCATTTAGTGATTGGCTACGACAAACCTCTACTTCCTCCTTTAACATTCACAATTGAACGTGGTGAGAAGATTGCTTTGGTCGGAATGAATGGCGTCGGGAAATCGACACTTCTTAAAACGATGCTTGGTAAAGTGCCATCTTTGGATGGCAAATTGAGTCGAGGTGACTTTTTGATTCCTGCGTACTTTGAACAAGAAGTCAAAGCAGGCAATATGACGCCAATCGATGATGTTTGGGGAACGTTCCCAAGTATGGATCAAAACCAAGTCCGTGCAGCTCTTGCCCGCACAGGCCTGAAAAACGACCATATCTCACGCCCTCTTTCTAGCTTAAGTGGTGGTGAGCAAGCGAAGGTTCGACTATGTAAACTGATGCTTGATGAAAGTAACTGGATGTTGTTCGATGAGCCAACCAATCACTTGGATGTTCAAGCAAAAGCAGAATTAAAACGTGCTATGCAAGAATATAAAGGTACCATCGTGCTGGTTTCACATGAACCAGACTTCTATGAAGGCCTTGTTACAAAAGTGTGGAATGTTGAAGAATGGTTCTCGACAGGTGAAGAGTTTGTAGAAGAACGTTCAGAATAA
- a CDS encoding SE1832 family protein produces MTKHELEQQIAELKMDYVRLQGDMEKLESTGHPAMLEKAELRLAAMEVQLQELNAALAKL; encoded by the coding sequence ATGACGAAGCATGAGCTTGAACAACAAATCGCTGAACTGAAGATGGATTATGTACGCCTTCAAGGCGACATGGAAAAGCTCGAGTCAACCGGACATCCGGCGATGCTCGAAAAAGCAGAACTGCGCCTAGCAGCGATGGAAGTCCAGTTACAGGAATTGAACGCAGCGCTCGCTAAGTTATAA